The Aminipila terrae nucleotide sequence TCGGTCAACCCTTTCAGATAATATGACAGAATTCCTAAAGTATTTTTCAGATTTGGATCGGTTTTCTGGCTTACATCTACCAGCATCCCCATAGCCGCCACGTTTATAAAATACTTGTTGTTTACTTTGCCTACATCTGCATAAGTAAACTTTCCTCCAAGAGCAATGTCGAGCATTTCATTAATATCATGAGGCAAATCAAAGTAATATGCAAAATCATTTGCTGTCCCTGCAGGCATAACCGTAAGGGGTAGTTCAATATTATTTCTCAGCATAGCATTTACACAAATATTTATAGTACCATCTCCGCCTGCTGCGATAACCTGGTTAAACTTACTCTGGTCCATATATTTAAAAATATTATCCAGAGCTTCTCCATGAGCGGCTCTGACAGGTTCAATTATATACCCCGCATTTTGGAATCTGCCAATAATCAGATCTAAATTATTTTTAAACATCCCATTTCCTGAATGAGGATTATAGAATAGTAATACTCTTTTTCTTTCTGTGCCTTTGCTGTTCATCTTAAACCTCCAAACTTATCCCTGTGAAATTATCCTAATTATCTTTTAATAAACTCCTGATTCGTCCAATCAGGTAAAGAGAGCCTGCGAACATAACAGCATCATATTCTTTTTTATGTTCTAAAGCATATTTACAGGCTTCAACTGGATTTTCAATTGTAATACAGTTTTTTCCTCTTTCCTGCAAAGCCCTGGTTAATTCCATAGCCGGACACTTTCGAGGATTATCAGGTTCAGTAATAACAAAATCATCTGCCATCTTTGTAAAACTGTCCAGTATTTTGCTTATATCCTTATCCCCCAGCATTCCAGTGACGAAAAGCAATTTTTTTTCAGGCAGCAAGTCTTCTGTAGTTTTACGTAAGGCTGCTGCTCCATCTTCATTATGTGCTCCATCTATTATAACATAAGGTTCTTTACCCATAACCTCAAATCTTCCATTTTGTCTGGCTTTTTTCAATCCAGCATATAAACGGCTTCTTTCTACTTTTATAATTTCAGCCTTTCTGAGAAGTTCCAGTGTAACAAGAGCTGTGAGAACATTTTGTACCTGATGTTTTCCCACCATACTTATTTCAACTTCAGAATAATCTGTACTGTAAATGTTAGTATCCATTTTATATCCGTCTATACTTTTTTCTGTAACGGCATACTTAATTTTTGCCACATCATGGAGCACGCAATTTTTTCGTATGCTTTTCTGGCTATGACTTTAGCCGCTTCTGGTCTTTCTACATTTATTATAACAGGTACGCCTTCTTTTATGATTCCAGCTTTTTCTGCGGCTATTTCTTCTATAGTATCTCCCAGTCTGTCCATATGATCAAAAGAAATAGAAGTTATGACGCAAGCCAGAGGCTTTTCAATAATATTGGTTGAATCTCCTTTTCCACCCAGTCCCACTTCAAGCACCACAAAATCAGCGTTCTTCATATTAAAATATACAAATGCCACCGCTGTTATCACTTCAAATTCTGTTGGGGAATCTAGTCCCTTTGAAAGCATTATATCTATCTTTTCAAGTACAATATTGGTACATTTTTCAAGATCTTCATCAGAGATCAACTGATGGTCAAATTCTATTCTTTCATTAAATACCTCTAGAAACGGAGAGGTAAACAGCCCAACTTTATAGCCATTTCCTTGTAAGGCTTCATAAATATATTTACAGACAGAACCCTTTCCATTGGTTCCTGCTACATGGATATATTTTAAATTCTTTTCCGGATTACCTAAAAGTTCCA carries:
- a CDS encoding YegS/Rv2252/BmrU family lipid kinase, producing MNSKGTERKRVLLFYNPHSGNGMFKNNLDLIIGRFQNAGYIIEPVRAAHGEALDNIFKYMDQSKFNQVIAAGGDGTINICVNAMLRNNIELPLTVMPAGTANDFAYYFDLPHDINEMLDIALGGKFTYADVGKVNNKYFINVAAMGMLVDVSQKTDPNLKNTLGILSYYLKGLTEVTNLRPIPVKLTSNEFSGEENMYFMLVMNGRSAGGFKKISPNSEINDGLLDVMLFKEMPVLEFGPLLLSILQGNHQENKNVIYFKTDDLLIESPKDVSTDVDGEKGEKFPLHFSVLPKKLRISTLYQDMKGPFW
- a CDS encoding glutamate ligase domain-containing protein yields the protein MAKIKYAVTEKSIDGYKMDTNIYSTDYSEVEISMVGKHQVQNVLTALVTLELLRKAEIIKVERSRLYAGLKKARQNGRFEVMGKEPYVIIDGAHNEDGAAALRKTTEDLLPEKKLLFVTGMLGDKDISKILDSFTKMADDFVITEPDNPRKCPAMELTRALQERGKNCITIENPVEACKYALEHKKEYDAVMFAGSLYLIGRIRSLLKDN
- a CDS encoding bifunctional folylpolyglutamate synthase/dihydrofolate synthase, encoding MDKKNTINKFKEFERFGSRLGLERMATLMELLGNPEKNLKYIHVAGTNGKGSVCKYIYEALQGNGYKVGLFTSPFLEVFNERIEFDHQLISDEDLEKCTNIVLEKIDIMLSKGLDSPTEFEVITAVAFVYFNMKNADFVVLEVGLGGKGDSTNIIEKPLACVITSISFDHMDRLGDTIEEIAAEKAGIIKEGVPVIINVERPEAAKVIARKAYEKIACSMMWQKLSMPLQKKV